Proteins encoded within one genomic window of bacterium:
- the infA gene encoding translation initiation factor IF-1 — MTIQMDASKQGKKLFQGVVTESLPDTHFRVRLLDDNKEIMTYLGGKMKINRIRIFIGDKVTVEIDQYGGKGRIVRRM, encoded by the coding sequence ATGACTATACAAATGGATGCATCAAAACAAGGCAAGAAGCTTTTCCAAGGAGTCGTCACAGAATCACTACCTGATACACATTTCAGAGTAAGATTGTTGGATGATAATAAGGAAATAATGACGTATCTTGGCGGAAAAATGAAAATCAATAGAATTCGTATCTTTATCGGAGACAAGGTAACTGTCGAGATAGATCAATACGGAGGAAAGGGTAGAATTGTCCGCCGAATGTAA
- the rpmJ gene encoding 50S ribosomal protein L36, which yields MKVKASVKKRCVQCRTVRRNGVVRVICPANTRHKQRQG from the coding sequence ATGAAAGTAAAAGCATCCGTCAAAAAGCGTTGTGTACAGTGTCGAACCGTTAGAAGAAACGGGGTTGTGCGTGTTATTTGCCCAGCAAACACTCGTCACAAGCAAAGACAGGGCTAG
- the rpsM gene encoding 30S ribosomal protein S13, protein MRILGITIPEEKRIEMALTALFGIGRSRAHKILDEAGVEYSKKPKDLTADEEAKIRTVIEAFKLEADLKREVGANIKRLKDIKSYRGLRHIRRLPARGQRTKTNARTLKGPKKTMGSGKKKESKK, encoded by the coding sequence ATGCGTATCCTTGGTATAACAATCCCCGAAGAAAAAAGAATTGAAATGGCCCTTACGGCACTTTTTGGTATTGGCCGTTCAAGAGCTCACAAGATTCTAGACGAAGCTGGTGTTGAGTACAGTAAAAAGCCTAAAGATTTAACAGCTGACGAAGAAGCAAAAATTCGTACAGTTATTGAAGCTTTCAAGCTTGAAGCTGATCTTAAGCGTGAAGTTGGTGCAAACATTAAGAGACTTAAAGATATTAAGTCATACAGAGGTTTGCGTCATATCCGTAGATTGCCTGCGCGTGGTCAGCGTACAAAGACAAATGCCAGAACTCTTAAGGGTCCTAAGAAGACTATGGGTTCAGGTAAGAAGAAAGAGTCTAAGAAATAA
- the rpsK gene encoding 30S ribosomal protein S11, which produces MDAGILCIQSTYNNTKVILTDVKGNAVAWSSSGSLGFKGAKKGTPFAAAKVGELLADKAIAMGVKEVSAVVKGVGSGRESAIRAFISKGISISAVKDATGVPFNGPKAKKPRRV; this is translated from the coding sequence ATGGATGCAGGTATTCTTTGTATTCAATCAACTTACAATAATACAAAAGTTATTTTAACTGATGTAAAAGGTAATGCAGTAGCTTGGTCTTCAAGTGGTTCACTCGGCTTTAAAGGTGCAAAAAAGGGTACTCCTTTTGCAGCTGCTAAAGTTGGAGAGCTTCTAGCTGATAAAGCAATCGCGATGGGTGTAAAAGAAGTATCAGCTGTAGTTAAGGGAGTTGGTTCAGGTAGAGAATCAGCAATCAGAGCATTTATCAGTAAAGGTATTAGTATCTCTGCTGTAAAGGATGCGACTGGTGTTCCATTTAATGGCCCAAAGGCAAAGAAGCCAAGAAGAGTATAG
- the rpsD gene encoding 30S ribosomal protein S4, giving the protein MKTGPKYKIARRLGAPIFEKTQTAKFKARAERDFSSKKKRGGPRSDYGKQLIEKQKARFTYGVSEKQFSNYVNKVIESKSTTPVVKIFEALETRLDNVVSRLGLVPTRRFARQAVSHGHILVNGRRLTIPSFVVKVGDEISIRQGSKNNGIFNKIDEIIKTKETPSWLTWNAEKQTASVLKMPTMEGQDLLFDLGTVIEFYKK; this is encoded by the coding sequence ATGAAAACTGGACCAAAATATAAAATAGCAAGAAGATTAGGAGCACCTATCTTTGAAAAAACACAAACAGCAAAGTTTAAGGCTAGAGCTGAGCGTGATTTCTCTTCAAAGAAAAAGAGAGGAGGACCTAGAAGTGATTACGGAAAGCAATTGATTGAAAAGCAAAAAGCTAGATTCACTTATGGCGTTTCTGAAAAGCAATTTTCAAATTACGTTAATAAGGTTATTGAATCAAAGTCTACAACTCCTGTTGTAAAAATCTTTGAAGCTCTAGAAACTAGACTTGATAACGTTGTTAGCAGATTAGGTCTTGTACCAACAAGAAGATTTGCAAGACAAGCTGTATCTCATGGTCACATACTAGTAAATGGAAGAAGACTAACAATCCCTTCATTTGTAGTTAAAGTGGGAGACGAGATTTCAATCAGACAAGGAAGTAAGAATAATGGTATTTTCAATAAAATTGATGAAATAATCAAAACAAAGGAGACACCATCATGGCTTACATGGAATGCAGAAAAACAAACAGCCTCAGTATTAAAGATGCCAACTATGGAAGGTCAAGATCTACTGTTTGATCTTGGTACAGTTATTGAATTTTATAAGAAGTAG
- a CDS encoding DNA-directed RNA polymerase subunit alpha, with amino-acid sequence MTDTNIVLPSKPKIVEETSSKGTYEIEGLYPGYGHTLGNSLRRIILSSLTGAAITRVKIAGVPHEFSAIDGVKEDVINIILNLKKARFALTTDEAQVVTIKVRGENTVTAGDIKLSGQVTLSNPELHILTITNKDTEVDIELTIEQGIGYVRKEEIEKERVDIGAIALDAAFSPIISANYDVEEMRIGDRTDFNKLTLMIQTDGTITPHEALEKSIEIMINQLRAVIGFKEDKIEVAAHNKEKEVAEESSKVATIEDKEALDDALKTRIESIDLSQRTTNALVNANIRTIGGLIRKKEKDILDIEGLGNKGLEEIKTLLQSLDLSLKE; translated from the coding sequence ATGACCGACACAAACATTGTATTGCCATCAAAGCCAAAAATAGTAGAAGAAACTTCATCAAAGGGAACTTATGAAATTGAAGGTCTTTATCCTGGCTACGGTCACACTCTAGGAAACTCTCTTAGACGTATTATCCTTTCATCATTAACAGGTGCAGCAATAACAAGAGTTAAGATTGCAGGTGTTCCTCATGAATTTTCAGCAATTGATGGAGTTAAGGAAGATGTTATTAACATCATTCTAAATCTTAAAAAAGCAAGATTTGCTCTAACAACAGACGAAGCTCAAGTTGTAACTATTAAAGTTAGAGGAGAAAATACAGTTACGGCTGGTGATATAAAATTATCTGGTCAAGTTACTCTTTCAAATCCAGAACTACATATTCTTACAATCACAAACAAGGATACAGAAGTTGATATTGAATTAACTATCGAGCAAGGTATCGGTTATGTTAGAAAGGAGGAAATTGAGAAAGAAAGAGTTGATATTGGTGCTATTGCACTTGACGCTGCTTTTTCTCCTATAATTTCAGCTAACTACGATGTAGAGGAAATGCGTATTGGAGACAGAACTGACTTCAATAAGCTAACTCTTATGATTCAAACAGATGGAACAATAACTCCTCATGAGGCGTTAGAGAAGTCTATTGAGATCATGATTAATCAACTAAGAGCCGTTATCGGATTCAAGGAAGATAAAATTGAAGTAGCAGCTCACAATAAGGAAAAAGAAGTTGCTGAGGAATCATCAAAGGTTGCAACAATTGAGGATAAGGAAGCTCTTGATGACGCTCTAAAGACTCGTATTGAGTCAATAGACCTATCACAAAGAACAACTAATGCTCTTGTTAATGCAAATATCAGAACTATCGGAGGTCTTATTAGAAAGAAGGAAAAGGATATTCTTGATATTGAAGGACTTGGAAACAAAGGATTAGAAGAAATTAAAACTTTGTTACAATCTCTAGATCTATCACTTAAAGAATAA
- the rplQ gene encoding 50S ribosomal protein L17 — protein MRHHNANRKFGRKTNQRRALMRSLARELFLHGKIITTEAKAKELRPYAEELITLARPGTVASKRQVEARLANNPISNKLSNIIAPQYEGVNGGYTRIIKLDRRPSDGSKMAAIELIVK, from the coding sequence ATGAGACACCATAATGCAAACAGAAAATTCGGTCGAAAGACAAACCAACGCAGAGCACTGATGAGATCACTTGCTCGTGAGCTTTTCTTACATGGTAAAATTATTACAACTGAAGCTAAGGCTAAAGAACTTAGACCGTACGCTGAGGAACTTATAACACTTGCTCGTCCTGGAACTGTTGCTTCAAAGAGACAAGTAGAAGCAAGACTTGCTAACAATCCTATTTCAAACAAGCTTTCAAATATAATTGCTCCACAATATGAAGGTGTTAACGGTGGCTACACAAGAATTATTAAGCTTGATCGTCGTCCATCAGATGGTAGCAAGATGGCTGCAATTGAATTAATTGTTAAATAA
- the rplM gene encoding 50S ribosomal protein L13, which yields MNYVIDAKNKKIGRVAQEVASILMGKNTPEYSKNNVPDITVELINTSKADINSQRKNDKYYKNYSGYPGGQRIRTMSKVIEDKGYSEVFRIAVNGMLPDNKLKAKMMTHLIVTE from the coding sequence ATGAATTACGTAATAGACGCAAAAAATAAGAAGATTGGTAGAGTTGCCCAAGAGGTTGCTTCAATTTTGATGGGTAAAAATACTCCTGAATATTCAAAGAACAATGTTCCAGATATTACAGTTGAACTTATTAATACATCAAAAGCAGATATCAATTCTCAAAGAAAGAATGACAAGTACTACAAAAACTATTCTGGATATCCTGGAGGACAAAGAATAAGAACTATGTCAAAGGTAATTGAGGATAAAGGATATTCTGAAGTTTTCAGAATTGCAGTTAACGGAATGCTTCCTGATAACAAGCTTAAAGCAAAAATGATGACTCACTTAATTGTTACAGAATAA
- the rpsI gene encoding 30S ribosomal protein S9 codes for MSEIKKYTETIGRRKTSSARARLVEATKSSITVNGKELVEYFKTATLQRKALEALDLAEVKFAITVKVVGGGIAGQAEAVRHAIARAIEKHTPALRGVLKSAGYLRRDPRAKERRKFGLKKARKAPQWSKR; via the coding sequence ATGAGTGAAATTAAAAAATATACAGAAACAATAGGAAGAAGAAAGACTTCATCAGCTAGAGCAAGACTAGTTGAGGCTACAAAGTCTTCTATCACAGTAAACGGCAAGGAACTTGTTGAATACTTCAAGACAGCAACACTTCAAAGAAAAGCTCTTGAAGCACTTGATCTAGCAGAAGTTAAGTTTGCAATCACAGTTAAGGTTGTTGGAGGAGGAATCGCAGGACAAGCAGAAGCTGTAAGACATGCTATTGCCCGCGCTATTGAAAAGCATACTCCAGCACTACGTGGTGTACTTAAGTCAGCTGGATACCTAAGAAGAGACCCTAGAGCTAAGGAAAGAAGAAAGTTCGGTCTGAAGAAAGCTAGAAAGGCTCCACAATGGTCAAAGCGTTAA
- a CDS encoding ABC transporter ATP-binding protein — protein sequence MKDYLKVFKFSVKQAIKSAPVLTVSLAVIIFLSAQIPFLGYKISADIINNLIDYAKNPGAGLAMVFKLALLWALVESAMSLLSRLNGYVNAIWRYKLQINSEKMFAEQATNLDLGRLESKDFQNLKQRALRRQMFPLVEVFSYFLYIINPVSIIITSSLIIGLLDWRIYLITIVSIIPQILIERKYGKKSWGIWSSGGGEDQRRYYEYRSHITNTDRLPEVKRFGSLNYFKEKTFNIFKETTEKLQKNEGERFKKYTGVEVINIVSFIAVIFILLTHITDGKILIGAFLFYSQTIDKFSGAVSNLFVGMAYQEENIALSNDIIDFLNVKPLIQTHKPVEFPIKTPDVGPEIIFDNVVFSYPDTDKIILDGVSFIIKSGERVGLIGINGAGKSTIVKLLLRMYDPTSGKITVDGIDLKHIRPEDWWVHLSTLMQDFNKYTALTLRESLMICNLDRSNKIDEERFIASLKKSKADEFVEKWDNKYDSMLGKEFAGESLSKGQAQKLALARAFYKEASVMILDEPTASIDAESEIGIFEELENLPRTVSILYISHDMATIRKADKIMLIEDGKIVESGNHDELIDFNRHYARIFNSQLNNLIQE from the coding sequence ATGAAAGACTACTTAAAAGTATTTAAATTCAGTGTTAAGCAAGCAATAAAATCAGCGCCAGTTTTGACAGTATCACTAGCTGTTATTATTTTTCTTAGTGCTCAAATTCCTTTCCTTGGATATAAAATATCAGCTGATATTATTAACAATTTGATTGATTATGCTAAAAATCCTGGAGCTGGACTAGCTATGGTTTTTAAACTTGCGTTATTGTGGGCGTTAGTTGAATCAGCAATGAGTTTATTAAGTAGATTGAATGGTTATGTGAATGCAATTTGGAGATATAAACTACAAATAAACTCAGAAAAAATGTTTGCTGAACAGGCTACAAATCTTGATCTAGGTAGGCTTGAAAGTAAGGATTTTCAAAATTTAAAACAACGAGCATTGAGAAGGCAAATGTTCCCATTGGTTGAAGTTTTTTCATATTTCCTCTATATAATTAATCCGGTTTCCATAATCATAACCTCATCTCTTATTATTGGATTATTGGACTGGAGAATTTATTTAATTACAATAGTTTCGATAATACCTCAGATATTAATTGAAAGAAAATATGGAAAAAAGAGCTGGGGTATTTGGAGTAGTGGAGGTGGGGAGGATCAAAGAAGGTACTATGAATATAGATCACATATTACAAATACAGACAGATTGCCTGAGGTTAAGAGATTTGGATCTTTAAATTATTTTAAAGAAAAAACATTTAACATATTTAAGGAGACAACTGAGAAATTGCAGAAGAATGAAGGTGAGAGATTCAAGAAATATACTGGAGTTGAGGTAATAAACATAGTCAGTTTTATAGCTGTTATATTTATTTTATTGACACATATTACAGATGGAAAGATATTAATTGGAGCCTTCCTTTTCTACTCTCAAACTATAGATAAGTTCTCTGGAGCGGTTTCAAACCTATTTGTTGGTATGGCATATCAGGAAGAAAATATCGCTCTATCAAATGATATTATTGACTTTCTTAATGTTAAACCTTTAATACAAACTCATAAGCCTGTGGAATTTCCTATTAAAACACCAGACGTCGGACCTGAAATTATATTCGATAATGTTGTTTTTTCATATCCTGATACCGACAAGATAATACTTGATGGCGTATCGTTTATAATTAAATCAGGCGAGAGAGTTGGTCTTATTGGAATAAACGGTGCTGGTAAGTCAACTATTGTTAAGTTGCTACTTAGAATGTATGATCCTACCTCAGGAAAAATCACAGTTGATGGAATTGATTTGAAACATATAAGACCAGAAGATTGGTGGGTTCATTTATCTACTTTGATGCAGGACTTTAATAAATACACTGCCTTAACATTACGTGAATCCTTGATGATATGTAATCTAGATAGAAGTAATAAAATCGATGAAGAAAGATTCATTGCAAGTCTTAAGAAAAGTAAGGCTGATGAGTTTGTGGAGAAATGGGATAATAAATATGATTCAATGTTAGGAAAGGAATTTGCGGGAGAGTCATTATCAAAAGGACAGGCTCAGAAATTAGCACTCGCAAGAGCTTTCTACAAAGAAGCATCTGTTATGATACTCGATGAACCAACAGCTTCAATTGATGCGGAATCAGAAATTGGAATATTTGAGGAATTAGAGAATCTACCTAGAACAGTTTCTATTCTTTATATTAGCCATGATATGGCAACAATCAGAAAGGCTGATAAAATAATGTTAATTGAAGATGGAAAGATTGTAGAAAGTGGTAATCATGATGAGCTTATAGATTTCAATCGACATTACGCAAGGATATTTAATAGTCAGCTTAATAACTTAATACAGGAATAA
- the grpE gene encoding nucleotide exchange factor GrpE: MKDDIQKQNIGDIQLDDEETTAPYTASDIKDSLDDAESEDLDVEEFVDTDEEGKEVGSSEKLKQLREKLKIAINEKQEYLTGWQKEKAEFVNIRRRDEESKQEFLKFATQNLLEEFIPVIDSFDMAMSNKVAWEAVSLEWRNGMEKIYNQFKAVLSKNDVTEFGEIGDKADPAKFHMIGVDSTTDAKLDETVSSVLQKGYMVKDKVLRPAMVRVFQK; the protein is encoded by the coding sequence ATGAAAGACGACATACAAAAGCAAAACATAGGAGATATCCAATTAGATGACGAGGAAACTACAGCACCATATACAGCTAGCGATATAAAGGATTCATTGGATGATGCAGAATCTGAAGACCTTGATGTGGAGGAGTTTGTTGATACTGATGAGGAAGGTAAGGAGGTTGGATCATCAGAAAAGCTAAAGCAATTAAGAGAAAAACTTAAGATTGCCATTAATGAGAAACAAGAATACCTAACAGGTTGGCAAAAGGAAAAAGCTGAGTTTGTAAACATAAGAAGAAGAGATGAGGAATCAAAACAAGAATTTCTAAAATTTGCTACTCAAAATCTATTGGAGGAATTTATACCAGTTATAGATAGTTTCGATATGGCAATGTCTAATAAAGTAGCCTGGGAGGCGGTATCTTTGGAGTGGAGAAACGGAATGGAGAAAATTTATAATCAATTCAAGGCAGTTTTGTCAAAGAATGATGTTACAGAATTTGGAGAAATAGGTGATAAGGCAGATCCTGCAAAATTCCATATGATTGGAGTAGATAGTACAACCGATGCTAAACTCGATGAAACTGTTTCTTCGGTTTTACAAAAAGGATACATGGTCAAGGACAAAGTTTTAAGACCTGCGATGGTTAGGGTTTTTCAAAAATAA
- the dnaK gene encoding molecular chaperone DnaK — protein sequence MAKIIGIDLGTTNSAVAVMEAGAPKILENAEGSRTTPSIVAISKTNERLVGLLAKRQAVTNPKNTVYGIKRFIGHSFDEAGVQADLKTVAYDLSKAANGGVNIKMADKDYSAEEVSAMILSKIKADVEAKLGEKITQAVITVPAYFNDSQRQATKDAGKIAGLEVMRIINEPTAAALAYGFNKKKDEKLAVFDFGGGTFDISILEVGDEVVEVKATDGDHRLGGRDIDYKLLNYIADEFKKENGIDLRKDPLAMQRLDESAEKAKIELSTATETEINIPFIANDDSGPRHLVLKITRAKLEEIADEFIERAMQITKRAIEASPFKVADINEIILVGGQTRMPKLRETVKAFFGKEPNLTINPDEVVALGAAIQGGVLGGDVTGILLLDVIPLSLGIETMGNVTTKLIERNTTIPTSRSQVFSTAADNQTSVEIHIVQGERALAQDNKSLGRFILDGVPPAPRGMPQVEVTFDVDANGILSVKAKEKATNKEQSIRIEASSSLSKEDIEKMKQDAELHAADDVKKKEEIEMRNTADNMIYTAEKAIRENKEKIPAEVITGVEEKVTALRAIKDTGEIEAVKKASEELSTEISKIGEALSKAAPAPEAGATPGAESATEPATGPETGSTEKTPEGDNVRDAETK from the coding sequence ATGGCTAAAATAATAGGAATAGACTTGGGAACAACTAACTCGGCCGTTGCCGTAATGGAGGCTGGGGCTCCAAAGATTCTAGAGAACGCAGAAGGTTCAAGAACAACACCTTCAATTGTGGCAATCTCAAAGACAAATGAGAGACTTGTTGGATTATTAGCAAAGCGTCAAGCTGTAACTAATCCAAAGAATACCGTTTATGGTATCAAGAGATTTATCGGGCACAGTTTTGATGAGGCCGGAGTTCAAGCTGATCTAAAAACCGTAGCTTACGATCTTTCAAAGGCAGCAAACGGTGGAGTTAATATAAAGATGGCTGACAAGGATTACTCTGCAGAAGAAGTTTCTGCAATGATTCTTTCAAAAATTAAGGCTGATGTTGAGGCAAAACTTGGTGAGAAAATTACACAGGCTGTTATTACAGTTCCTGCATACTTCAATGACTCACAAAGACAAGCGACAAAGGATGCTGGTAAAATTGCAGGACTTGAAGTAATGAGAATCATTAATGAGCCAACAGCAGCGGCTCTTGCTTATGGATTCAACAAAAAGAAGGATGAGAAATTAGCAGTCTTTGACTTTGGAGGAGGAACATTTGATATCTCAATTCTAGAAGTTGGTGATGAAGTTGTCGAGGTTAAAGCAACAGACGGAGACCATAGACTTGGAGGACGCGATATTGATTACAAACTATTAAATTACATCGCTGATGAATTTAAGAAAGAAAACGGAATTGATCTTAGAAAAGACCCTCTTGCAATGCAAAGGCTTGATGAGTCAGCTGAGAAGGCAAAGATTGAACTTTCAACAGCGACAGAAACAGAAATAAATATTCCTTTTATTGCTAACGATGATTCAGGACCAAGACACTTGGTACTTAAAATTACTCGTGCAAAATTGGAAGAAATTGCTGATGAATTCATAGAGCGCGCAATGCAAATTACAAAGCGTGCAATTGAGGCTTCACCATTTAAGGTGGCTGATATTAATGAAATTATCCTAGTTGGAGGACAAACAAGAATGCCAAAACTTAGAGAGACTGTTAAAGCTTTCTTTGGAAAGGAACCAAATCTTACAATTAATCCTGATGAAGTTGTCGCCCTAGGTGCTGCAATTCAAGGTGGAGTTCTTGGAGGAGATGTCACTGGAATTCTACTTCTAGACGTTATTCCACTTTCACTTGGAATTGAAACTATGGGAAATGTTACAACAAAACTTATTGAAAGAAATACAACTATCCCTACATCACGTTCACAAGTTTTCTCAACTGCGGCGGACAATCAAACATCTGTAGAGATTCATATTGTTCAAGGTGAGCGTGCTCTTGCGCAAGACAATAAGTCACTAGGTAGATTTATTCTAGATGGTGTTCCACCAGCACCACGTGGTATGCCCCAAGTTGAGGTTACTTTTGATGTTGATGCAAACGGAATCCTAAGTGTTAAAGCAAAGGAGAAGGCAACAAACAAAGAACAATCAATTAGAATTGAAGCAAGCTCAAGTCTTTCAAAAGAGGATATTGAGAAGATGAAGCAAGATGCTGAACTTCACGCAGCTGATGATGTTAAGAAGAAAGAGGAAATTGAAATGAGAAATACTGCTGATAACATGATTTACACAGCGGAAAAGGCTATCAGAGAGAATAAGGAAAAGATTCCAGCTGAGGTTATAACGGGAGTTGAGGAAAAGGTTACTGCACTTCGTGCTATTAAGGATACTGGTGAAATTGAAGCTGTTAAAAAAGCATCTGAAGAACTTTCAACTGAAATTTCAAAGATTGGTGAAGCGCTTTCAAAGGCAGCACCCGCTCCTGAGGCTGGAGCTACTCCAGGGGCTGAATCTGCAACAGAACCCGCAACTGGACCAGAAACTGGATCAACAGAAAAAACACCAGAGGGTGACAATGTTAGAGATGCGGAGACAAAATAA
- the dnaJ gene encoding molecular chaperone DnaJ, protein MAKDYYKTLGVDKGASKDEIKKAFRKLAHEHHPDKNPKSADKFKEISEAYSTLSDDSKRAQYDQFGSAGPGGGGQYGGGQGQGGFGGFDFSGSGFGGGDFGQDGVEFDLGDIFGSMFGGGGRSSAKKQRRGRDIEISIEIDFKSSIFGKEEKVTVSKDSTCSHCDGTRGEPGTKFDDCGTCQGTGTVYEIKRTIFGQMQNEKICDKCFGTGKIPKEKCKTCRGEGTVHSTEEISVIIPPGINPGDTLRVQGKGESIAGGAPGDLFIKLHIKKHPKIIKDNFDLIFPLEIKLTDALLGADIKVETLEGELILTVPAGITHGEMLRVRGKGVPMDNRATRRGDLLFKISISIPKKLSKDARKLLEELKKEGI, encoded by the coding sequence ATGGCTAAAGACTATTACAAAACATTGGGGGTTGATAAGGGTGCAAGCAAAGATGAAATCAAAAAAGCTTTCAGAAAACTTGCTCATGAGCATCACCCTGATAAAAATCCAAAGAGCGCAGATAAATTCAAAGAAATAAGTGAAGCTTATAGTACTTTATCTGATGATTCAAAGCGTGCTCAATATGATCAATTTGGATCAGCTGGTCCTGGTGGTGGAGGACAGTATGGTGGTGGACAAGGCCAAGGAGGTTTTGGGGGTTTTGATTTTTCTGGAAGTGGTTTTGGTGGAGGGGACTTTGGACAAGATGGTGTTGAATTTGATTTAGGCGATATTTTTGGAAGTATGTTTGGTGGTGGAGGAAGAAGTTCTGCTAAAAAACAAAGACGAGGACGTGATATAGAAATTAGTATTGAAATAGATTTTAAATCGTCCATATTTGGAAAAGAAGAAAAGGTGACAGTTAGCAAGGATAGCACTTGTAGCCATTGCGATGGCACAAGAGGTGAACCTGGTACTAAGTTTGATGATTGTGGTACTTGCCAAGGAACTGGAACTGTCTATGAAATAAAACGTACAATCTTTGGTCAGATGCAAAATGAGAAAATTTGCGATAAATGTTTTGGTACCGGAAAAATTCCTAAAGAAAAATGTAAAACATGTAGAGGTGAGGGAACAGTACATAGCACAGAGGAGATAAGTGTAATAATTCCACCAGGGATAAATCCAGGTGACACATTAAGAGTTCAAGGAAAGGGTGAGTCTATAGCAGGTGGTGCCCCAGGGGATTTATTTATTAAGCTACATATCAAAAAACATCCAAAAATAATTAAAGATAATTTTGATTTAATATTTCCACTTGAAATTAAATTAACAGACGCACTACTTGGAGCTGACATTAAAGTTGAAACACTTGAAGGTGAGTTAATACTAACGGTGCCCGCTGGAATTACACACGGAGAAATGCTCAGAGTTAGAGGAAAAGGAGTACCAATGGATAATAGAGCCACTCGCCGAGGAGATCTGTTGTTCAAGATCTCAATTAGTATTCCAAAGAAGCTTTCAAAGGATGCAAGAAAGTTACTGGAGGAATTAAAGAAAGAGGGGATATAG